The nucleotide sequence CgcaggagttcagggggacccaggagtgcggggggacccaggagtgcgggggggacccaggagtgtggggggacccaggagttcggggggacccaggagtgcgggggggtACCCAGGAGTTcaagggggacccaggagtgcggggagggacccaggagttcgggagggacccaggagtgcgggggggacccaggagttcggagggacccaggagttcggggggacccaggagttcgggggggacccaggagtgcggggggacccaggagttcgggggggacccaggagttcgggaggggactcaggagtgcggggggacccaggagttcgggggggacccaggagtgcggggggacccaggagttcggggagggacccaggagtgcggggggacccaggagttcgggggggacccaggagttcggggggacccaggagtgcggggggacccaggagttcggggggacccaggagttcagggggacccaggagtgcggggggacccaggagttcggggggacccaggagtgcggggggggacccaggagtgcgggaggggacccaggagttcgggagggacccaggagttcaggagggacccaggagttcaggagggacccaggagtgcagGAGGTGGGACactgggggtgttggggacaccggggggtgTTGGGGTCCCCTCTCAcaccccctgcccagccccccCCAGCGCGGCCGAGgccccgggggggcccgggggggggtTGGGCGCCGCCGTGTCCTGGGCCGTCACCGGGGTCAGCGCCCTGGGCGCGCGGATCATGGGCCACGGGGGgggcgcccccgccccgcccccccgggcgCCCCCCGACGGACCCGCCGAGGGACCCCCCGAGGGAACCCCCGACGGACCCGCCGAGGGAACCCCCGAGGAAACCCCCGATGGACCCCCCGAGGGAACCCCCGATGGACCCCCCGAGGGAACCCCCGAGGGAACCCCCGAGGGAACCCCCGAGGGAACCCCCGAGGAAACCCCCGAGGGAACCCCCGCCgggccccccgcccccccgcaaGGTCAGTGGCCCCAAActcccccggtgtcccccccaacactgtccccccattgtcccccataTTGTCCCCCCCGCATTGTCCCCACCCCCAACTGTCAACCCGTTGTGTcccccccactgtccccccactgtccccaccccccgctgtcccccatATTGTCCCCCCTGCATTGTccccccccgctgtcccccgctgtccccatctCCCGACCCCCCGTTCCGTgtccccccagagcccccccccGCGGAGCGCCCCCTGCAGGACCCCGACGGGTGGGACGACTGGGGCAGCCTGGAggtgatttgggggggggggccgCAGCGGGGGAGGGGCACAGCCTGACCCCACGTCCCCCCactgtgtgtgtcccccccccaggacatggagctgccccacagcccctccccccccgccacgCGGCAGGACGGGggggccgcccctccccccgccccgggcgggggggccgcggaGGGggatggggggtggggggtggggggcgaGTGGGGCAGCGAGGACGCCTGGGAGGAGCCGGCGGGAAGCAGGGGCGGGCCCCCCCCCCGACGCCCGGGACCCCAAagcccccgggaccccccagggccccccccgggctcggggcagcagcagcggcgccGGGAGCCGGAGCCCAAacgccgggggggtccccggggccCCCCCAGAGCGGGACCCCAGAAACTGGGGACCCGGAAACTCGActgagggggcggggccggggggcggggccggggggcgggggcgggccgggggggcggggccgggggcggggcaATAAACCCGTTCCCGGGCGGCAGCGCCCCCGTGTGGTGACGGCGGCGAACGGGGCGGTCACGTGGGGAGGGAGGGTGGTCACGTGGGGCGCGTCACGTGGGAGGGCGCGCGGGCATGGCGGCCGCGGAGGAAACGAGCgccccccggcggcggcggcggcggcgggaggaggttgggggacccaggagttcggggggggacccaggagtgcggggggggacccaggagtgcggggggacccaggagtgcggggggggacccaggagtgcgggggggacccaggggttcggggggacccaggggttcggggggacccaggagtgcgggggggacccaggagttcggggggacccaggagtgcgggagggacccaggagttcggggggacccaggagttcggggggacccaggagttcgggagggacccaggagttcggggggacccaggagttcgggggggacccaggagttcgggagggacccaggagttcagggggacccaggagttcggggggggacccaggagtgcggggggggacccagg is from Caloenas nicobarica isolate bCalNic1 unplaced genomic scaffold, bCalNic1.hap1 Scaffold_1519, whole genome shotgun sequence and encodes:
- the LOC136002695 gene encoding collagen alpha-1(I) chain-like; protein product: EFKGDPGVRGGTQEFGRDPGVRGGPRSSEGPRSSGGPRSSGGTQECGGTQEFGGDPGVREGTQECGGTQEFGGDPGVRGDPGVRGGTQECGGTQEFGGDPGVRGDPGVRGDPGVRGDPGVQGDPGVRGDPGVRGDPGVRGGTQECGRGPRSSGGTQEFRRDPGVQEGPRSAGGGTLGVLGTPGGVGVPSHTPCPAPPSAAEAPGGPGGGLGAAVSWAVTGVSALGARIMGHGGGAPAPPPRAPPDGPAEGPPEGTPDGPAEGTPEETPDGPPEGTPDGPPEGTPEGTPEGTPEGTPEETPEGTPAGPPAPPQEPPPAERPLQDPDGWDDWGSLEDMELPHSPSPPATRQDGGAAPPPAPGGGAAEGDGGWGVGGEWGSEDAWEEPAGSRGGPPPRRPGPQSPRDPPGPPPGSGQQQRRREPEPKRRGGPRGPPRAGPQKLGTRKLD